The following coding sequences are from one Rathayibacter sp. SW19 window:
- a CDS encoding DUF3039 domain-containing protein → MNHASISDPGALPDGGGTATLDRELEELLERESIEPGDHERFSHYVKKEQILESAVTGKPVKALCGKMWTPGRDPQKFPICPTCKEIYETLKAD, encoded by the coding sequence ATGAATCACGCCAGCATCTCCGATCCTGGAGCGCTCCCAGACGGCGGTGGCACAGCCACACTCGATCGTGAACTCGAGGAGCTCCTCGAACGCGAAAGCATCGAGCCGGGAGACCACGAACGCTTCTCGCACTACGTGAAGAAGGAGCAGATCCTCGAGTCCGCGGTCACGGGAAAGCCGGTCAAGGCGCTCTGCGGCAAGATGTGGACGCCAGGGCGCGACCCGCAGAAGTTCCCGATTTGTCCGACCTGCAAGGAAATCTACGAGACGCTCAAGGCGGATTAG
- a CDS encoding ATP-binding cassette domain-containing protein, which yields MSSVSPTPENVGQEEESERPVTAARAAAAAPTARAPVAARKAAPRKPAARKPAARKAPARRAPAKTAAANTAATVVPIATARVKSAPAPVVQDTAGVEPVSDEPVIAEPVVEEAVVEEAVVAAPVSDAAVGTEPVFDEPVVDEPVLPGPAAEEVSLIEPEPVREPELALEPEPVADETQATEATDVFTDAATAILPSAPPTDLFGTLPSAPPSDLFGTLLRGDQSAHVAEVPHAHPIAPPQSADVVLSIQRLRKTYGATVALDAVSLDVRAGSFYGIVGPNGAGKTTTLSIIAGLLRPDAGAVWVHGVDVWRHPSKAKRSIGVLPDRLRLFDRLTGAQFLRYAGTLRGLDAATVNERAADLAAAFGLEDALGRLVADYSAGMTKKVALAAAMIHSPRLLILDEPFESVDPVSAANVIEILQKYVSAGGTVVLSSHGMDLIQRVCDSVAIIVTGRVLASGTVDEVRGHGSLEDRFVELAGGRKAAEGLEWLHSFSD from the coding sequence GTGAGTTCTGTGTCGCCTACTCCGGAGAACGTCGGACAAGAAGAAGAGTCCGAACGCCCAGTGACGGCCGCACGCGCGGCGGCCGCCGCGCCGACCGCACGCGCGCCCGTGGCGGCCCGCAAGGCGGCTCCTCGCAAACCCGCCGCCCGTAAGCCGGCTGCGCGCAAAGCACCGGCACGGCGTGCCCCCGCAAAGACGGCCGCCGCCAACACCGCCGCCACGGTTGTGCCGATTGCGACCGCACGTGTCAAGTCTGCGCCGGCGCCAGTTGTTCAGGACACTGCCGGAGTTGAGCCGGTGAGCGACGAGCCGGTGATCGCCGAGCCGGTGGTCGAAGAGGCGGTGGTCGAGGAGGCGGTTGTCGCCGCTCCGGTTTCCGACGCTGCAGTTGGCACCGAGCCAGTGTTCGACGAGCCAGTTGTTGACGAGCCCGTGCTCCCCGGCCCTGCTGCCGAAGAAGTGAGCCTGATCGAGCCCGAACCCGTGCGCGAACCCGAACTCGCGCTCGAGCCGGAGCCCGTCGCCGACGAAACCCAAGCAACCGAAGCAACCGACGTATTCACCGACGCTGCCACCGCCATCCTGCCGAGCGCACCGCCAACTGATCTGTTCGGCACCCTGCCGAGCGCGCCGCCAAGTGATCTGTTCGGCACCCTGTTGCGCGGGGATCAATCCGCGCACGTTGCGGAGGTGCCGCACGCGCATCCGATCGCTCCGCCCCAATCGGCGGATGTCGTCCTGTCCATTCAGCGACTGCGCAAGACATATGGTGCGACAGTGGCCCTCGATGCCGTGTCGCTGGACGTTCGAGCTGGTTCCTTCTACGGAATCGTCGGGCCGAATGGTGCGGGCAAGACCACCACGCTCTCGATCATTGCGGGGTTGCTGCGGCCGGACGCCGGTGCAGTGTGGGTGCACGGTGTCGATGTGTGGCGGCATCCGTCGAAGGCGAAGCGCTCGATCGGAGTGCTGCCGGATCGGTTGCGGTTGTTCGATCGGCTGACGGGCGCACAGTTCCTGCGCTATGCGGGCACGCTGCGCGGCTTGGATGCGGCCACCGTGAATGAACGGGCTGCTGATCTGGCTGCAGCGTTCGGGTTGGAAGACGCTCTGGGCCGGCTGGTTGCAGACTACTCAGCAGGCATGACGAAGAAGGTGGCGCTCGCCGCGGCAATGATCCATTCGCCGCGCCTGCTGATACTCGATGAACCGTTTGAATCCGTTGACCCGGTCTCTGCTGCGAATGTGATCGAAATCCTGCAGAAATACGTATCGGCGGGGGGCACCGTCGTGCTGTCCAGCCATGGGATGGACCTGATCCAGCGTGTCTGCGACAGCGTCGCGATCATCGTCACCGGCAGAGTGCTCGCCTCGGGAACCGTTGACGAGGTGCGTGGGCATGGCAGCCTGGAGGATCGCTTCGTCGAACTCGCCGGGGGGCGCAAGGCAGCGGAGGGTCTGGAATGGTTGCACAGCTTCTCCGACTGA
- a CDS encoding phosphocholine cytidylyltransferase family protein, giving the protein MTTQVVILAAGMGSRLGRSLPKPLTELSDGRTIMQQQFDNIHHAFGTKVKVTLVVGYKLEHIIEAFPDASFVYNEQYDQTNTSKSLMRALQASGAGGVLWMNGDVVFDPAVLERAAELMSRDQSFVTVNTSKVSDEEVKYTTGAEGFIEKLSKTVKGGLGEAVGINYVSSRDKAGLLRQLQRVEDQDYFERGIELAIEQDRMLVEPVDISDLYAVEVDFAEDLERANLFV; this is encoded by the coding sequence GTGACCACCCAGGTAGTGATTTTGGCAGCAGGCATGGGCAGCAGGCTCGGCCGTTCCCTCCCTAAACCCCTCACCGAGTTGAGCGATGGCCGCACCATTATGCAACAGCAGTTCGACAACATCCACCATGCCTTCGGCACGAAGGTCAAAGTGACGTTGGTGGTCGGCTACAAGCTGGAGCACATCATCGAAGCATTCCCCGACGCATCCTTCGTCTATAACGAGCAGTACGACCAGACCAACACCTCGAAAAGCTTGATGCGCGCCCTGCAGGCATCCGGCGCAGGTGGAGTGCTGTGGATGAACGGTGACGTCGTCTTCGACCCGGCCGTGCTCGAACGTGCCGCCGAGTTGATGTCACGTGACCAGTCGTTTGTCACGGTGAACACCTCAAAGGTGTCTGACGAGGAAGTCAAGTACACGACCGGCGCAGAAGGCTTCATCGAGAAACTCTCGAAGACTGTCAAGGGTGGTCTTGGCGAGGCCGTCGGAATCAACTATGTGTCCAGCCGCGACAAGGCTGGCCTGCTGCGCCAGCTCCAGCGCGTCGAAGACCAGGACTACTTCGAGCGCGGCATCGAACTCGCGATCGAACAGGATCGCATGCTCGTTGAGCCGGTGGACATCTCCGACCTGTACGCGGTCGAGGTCGACTTCGCCGAAGATCTTGAGCGCGCCAACCTGTTCGTCTAA
- a CDS encoding ABC transporter permease: MTTSYAEVRPTQRTRFARYRRSLWLLTKRDLRVRYSTSALGYVWSILDPLLMAGIYFFVFTVIFQRGKIGEEPYIVFLLSVLLPWMWFNGTISDCTRAFLREAKLIRSTTIPRTIWVNRIVLSKGIEFLLSLPVLAVFAIVFGAPINFNIVYFPLAIALQAVLTIGIGLIVAPLVVFFRDLERAVKLILRLLFYASPIIYSATDVPHELRTMMRFNPLNGIFSLYRSAFFAQELSWDSVAVAAVMSLLFLALGLWVFSRTERAVLKEI, from the coding sequence GTGACCACCAGCTACGCCGAAGTGCGCCCTACCCAGCGCACGCGCTTCGCGCGCTATCGCCGTTCGCTTTGGCTGCTCACCAAGCGCGACCTGCGCGTGCGCTACTCGACCAGTGCGCTCGGCTACGTGTGGTCGATCCTCGACCCGTTGCTGATGGCAGGGATCTACTTCTTCGTCTTCACTGTCATCTTCCAGCGCGGCAAAATCGGTGAAGAGCCGTACATCGTCTTCCTGCTCTCTGTTCTGCTGCCGTGGATGTGGTTCAACGGCACGATCTCGGATTGCACGCGCGCATTCCTGCGCGAGGCGAAACTGATCCGATCTACGACGATTCCGCGCACCATCTGGGTGAACCGCATCGTGCTTTCCAAGGGCATCGAGTTCCTGCTGTCTTTGCCCGTGCTGGCCGTCTTCGCGATCGTCTTCGGCGCACCGATCAACTTCAACATCGTCTATTTTCCGCTTGCGATCGCGCTCCAGGCCGTTCTCACGATCGGGATCGGCCTGATCGTGGCTCCACTCGTTGTGTTCTTCAGGGATCTCGAACGAGCGGTCAAGCTGATCCTGCGGCTGCTGTTCTATGCCTCCCCGATCATCTACAGCGCAACCGATGTTCCGCACGAGTTGCGCACCATGATGAGATTCAACCCCCTGAACGGTATTTTCAGCCTTTACCGGTCCGCCTTCTTCGCTCAGGAGCTCAGTTGGGATTCAGTCGCGGTCGCTGCGGTGATGTCGCTGCTATTCCTCGCGTTGGGGCTGTGGGTGTTCTCCCGCACTGAGCGCGCCGTGCTGAAGGAGATCTGA
- a CDS encoding ABC transporter ATP-binding protein: MIEPAVIDVAGVGIRFKRNRQARRSFKDLFASRKRRNRPGEFWALRNVTFSVQPGEAIGVVGRNGQGKSTLLKLVAGVVLSDEGTVSVRDGVAPLIEITGGFVDDLTVRDNVYLTAGLHGMSKAQIDERFDEIIEFAEIGDFLDTPYKHLSSGMKVRIAFAVIARLEEPILLVDEVLAVGDRGFREKCYRRIEELLAGGRTMFFVSHNESDLRRFCSRGLYLDKGSLVLDGPLADVLDRYNEDYAG; the protein is encoded by the coding sequence ATGATCGAGCCGGCCGTGATCGATGTGGCGGGTGTCGGCATCCGCTTCAAACGCAATCGCCAAGCGCGGCGCTCCTTCAAAGACCTGTTCGCGTCGCGCAAGCGGCGCAACCGTCCGGGTGAATTCTGGGCACTGCGCAATGTCACCTTCTCTGTGCAGCCAGGCGAAGCTATCGGTGTTGTTGGCCGCAACGGCCAGGGCAAGTCGACACTGCTCAAACTTGTCGCCGGAGTGGTGCTTTCAGACGAAGGCACGGTCAGTGTTCGTGATGGGGTTGCACCGCTGATTGAGATCACCGGCGGCTTTGTCGACGATTTGACCGTGCGCGACAACGTCTATCTGACCGCAGGGTTGCACGGTATGTCGAAGGCGCAGATCGACGAACGGTTCGACGAGATCATTGAGTTCGCTGAGATCGGCGATTTTCTCGACACACCATACAAGCACCTGTCCAGCGGCATGAAGGTGCGGATCGCGTTCGCCGTCATTGCCCGGTTGGAGGAGCCGATTCTGCTGGTCGACGAGGTGCTGGCTGTCGGCGATCGAGGCTTCCGTGAGAAGTGTTATCGCCGCATCGAGGAACTCCTCGCCGGCGGTCGCACCATGTTCTTCGTGTCCCACAACGAGAGTGATCTGCGTCGCTTCTGCTCCCGCGGCCTCTATCTCGACAAGGGCAGTCTCGTGCTCGACGGGCCCCTCGCCGATGTTCTGGATCGCTATAACGAGGATTACGCGGGCTGA
- a CDS encoding sensor histidine kinase, with amino-acid sequence MRRIHPTLLTDRGLVAAVEARAQRMPIPVRVDSTADARSDRLPADIEGAAYFAVSECLTNSLKHAGAAEAAVRIRRHDGQLCIEVSDNGHGFDTTVNGGTGLVGLRDRIEALGGMFKVLSDTTGTRADIRLPAAQ; translated from the coding sequence GTGCGACGCATCCATCCGACACTGCTCACCGACCGCGGCCTCGTCGCCGCCGTCGAGGCGCGCGCACAGCGCATGCCGATCCCGGTGCGGGTCGACAGCACGGCGGACGCGCGCTCGGACCGGCTTCCTGCCGACATCGAGGGGGCCGCATACTTCGCCGTCTCGGAATGCCTGACCAACTCGCTAAAGCACGCCGGTGCCGCCGAGGCCGCCGTACGCATCCGCCGGCATGACGGCCAGCTGTGCATTGAGGTGTCCGACAACGGCCACGGATTCGACACGACGGTGAACGGTGGTACGGGCTTGGTCGGACTGCGCGACCGCATCGAGGCTCTGGGCGGAATGTTCAAGGTGCTGTCGGATACGACGGGCACACGGGCGGACATCCGACTGCCAGCTGCACAGTAG
- a CDS encoding response regulator transcription factor, with amino-acid sequence MPERTETPESPETLRLVVADDNYLVREGTRRLLEDSGEVEVVAAVEDAAQLLAAVAETSPDVVLTDIRMPPTHTVEGIEAAHAIRHAHPEIGVVVLSQYSDADYAVQLLENGTDGLGNLLKSNVGDLDDMLYALREVAAGRSVVDPGVVQRLVERRVAQATSPLSALAPRELDVMREMAEGKTNGAIGQALHLSESTIEKHVNAIFTKLALSEEPTVSRRVAAVLSYLRHPGMR; translated from the coding sequence ATGCCGGAACGCACTGAAACACCTGAATCACCTGAAACGCTGAGACTCGTCGTCGCCGACGACAACTATCTCGTTCGCGAGGGAACGAGGCGCTTGCTGGAGGATTCCGGCGAGGTCGAGGTCGTTGCCGCGGTCGAGGATGCGGCCCAGCTGCTCGCCGCGGTCGCCGAGACCTCGCCAGACGTTGTACTCACCGATATCCGGATGCCTCCCACCCACACCGTCGAAGGCATCGAAGCTGCCCATGCGATTCGTCACGCGCACCCGGAAATCGGCGTCGTCGTGCTGTCGCAGTACTCCGACGCCGACTACGCGGTGCAGCTGCTGGAGAACGGGACCGACGGCCTCGGCAACCTCCTCAAGTCGAATGTGGGCGACCTGGACGACATGCTGTACGCACTTCGGGAGGTCGCAGCGGGCCGGTCGGTGGTCGACCCCGGGGTTGTGCAGCGACTGGTGGAGCGACGGGTCGCTCAGGCGACATCGCCGCTGTCCGCCCTGGCGCCCCGCGAGCTTGACGTGATGCGCGAGATGGCCGAGGGCAAGACGAATGGTGCCATCGGGCAGGCGCTGCACCTGTCGGAGTCGACGATCGAAAAGCATGTCAACGCGATCTTCACCAAGCTCGCCCTTTCCGAGGAGCCGACCGTCAGTCGGAGAGTCGCTGCCGTGTTGTCGTATCTGCGCCACCCTGGTATGCGCTGA
- a CDS encoding sensor histidine kinase, whose translation MRVHNATLPVQRAAFLWSAACLGPLLVIGYAAAALLLRRPIVSVDSGGLEDVYPNIVFGVLLPPLGALVLSRLPRHPIGWLFLCCGLASALTLAVWVTADISLTFSAAGSAAFAWVSEWIWSLGFLPLVTLGVLLFPDGRPPGPYWRTLVYVDALGLLLVLLANALGPGPLENFPVITNPLGVALPAALFVTLQALGMGMLALGVVGSVAATAVRWWRSRGTERDAMRWFALTITILAGAILLPLPQLIGDVVAVIAVSLVPVVATVAILRTKAYGIRVVIRRSLVYAILTVLLLLGYAMVVMLVGTLVPAWATQAGALLATALVAIVFAPLRDRLQRSLDRMLFGLRGDPYDVLTGVGRRLENSSRSGDALTEVADTVAASLRLPYARVEVDVDGGPPLMGEYGTPQAELHAVGLSFQSEQVGRLLVAPRTSRDPFRPSDLRLLDDLGRQIGVAAHAIRLAVELQRSREGLIAAREEERRRIRRDLHDGLGPALAGVALGLDAVGHIAAVDGARAAQLASQLKAELQAALADVHRLVEDLRPPALDQLGLVGAVRQQARLLSDRDPGLEVDVEASDISALPAAVEVAAYRITTEALTNVSRHASARHCRVALSFDAGPQGATALLVEIEDDGVGIGAQPPAGVGLTAMRERAGELGGGCETSATRLGGTLVSAWLPVVPI comes from the coding sequence ATGCGGGTGCATAATGCCACCTTGCCGGTACAGCGTGCCGCGTTCTTGTGGTCGGCAGCCTGCCTCGGGCCGCTGCTGGTCATCGGTTACGCAGCGGCGGCGCTACTGCTCAGGCGCCCGATCGTGTCGGTGGATTCCGGTGGCCTCGAAGACGTCTATCCCAACATCGTCTTCGGCGTGCTGCTACCGCCGCTCGGTGCACTCGTGCTCAGTCGGCTGCCTCGGCATCCGATCGGCTGGCTCTTCCTGTGTTGTGGTCTTGCCAGTGCCCTCACCCTTGCCGTCTGGGTGACGGCGGACATCTCTCTGACGTTCTCTGCGGCGGGGTCCGCGGCGTTCGCCTGGGTCTCCGAATGGATATGGTCTCTCGGCTTCCTCCCGCTCGTCACGCTCGGGGTGCTGCTGTTTCCGGACGGACGCCCCCCTGGCCCGTACTGGCGAACGCTGGTATACGTCGACGCGCTCGGCCTGCTCCTCGTTCTCCTTGCCAACGCACTCGGGCCCGGGCCGCTCGAGAACTTCCCGGTCATCACGAATCCGCTCGGAGTCGCGCTGCCTGCTGCGCTGTTCGTGACACTGCAGGCGCTGGGCATGGGGATGCTTGCCCTCGGCGTGGTCGGCTCCGTCGCGGCCACGGCGGTGCGCTGGTGGCGCTCACGCGGAACCGAACGGGATGCGATGCGCTGGTTCGCATTGACGATCACGATCCTCGCCGGTGCCATCCTGTTGCCGCTACCGCAACTCATCGGCGATGTCGTCGCAGTGATCGCGGTGTCGCTGGTGCCCGTCGTCGCGACGGTCGCGATCCTGCGAACCAAGGCATACGGCATCCGAGTCGTCATCAGACGATCGTTGGTCTATGCGATCCTGACCGTGCTGTTGCTGCTCGGGTATGCCATGGTGGTGATGCTCGTCGGCACGCTTGTACCGGCATGGGCGACTCAGGCGGGGGCCTTGCTGGCGACCGCGCTCGTCGCGATCGTATTCGCACCGCTGCGCGACCGTCTGCAACGCAGCCTCGATCGCATGCTGTTCGGTCTTCGAGGTGACCCGTATGACGTTCTCACCGGGGTCGGCCGTCGGCTGGAGAATTCCAGTCGCTCGGGCGACGCGTTGACGGAGGTGGCCGACACGGTTGCGGCGTCGCTGCGGCTGCCCTATGCGCGGGTTGAGGTGGATGTCGACGGTGGGCCACCACTGATGGGCGAGTATGGCACTCCGCAGGCAGAACTTCACGCGGTCGGGCTAAGTTTCCAGTCGGAGCAAGTGGGTCGCCTGCTGGTGGCGCCGCGCACCTCGCGCGACCCGTTCCGGCCCTCCGACCTGCGACTGCTCGACGACCTCGGCAGGCAGATCGGGGTCGCCGCACACGCGATACGTCTTGCGGTGGAACTCCAGCGTTCCCGCGAAGGGCTGATCGCTGCCCGAGAGGAGGAACGTCGTCGCATCCGGCGCGACCTGCACGACGGACTCGGGCCGGCGTTGGCGGGTGTCGCGCTCGGTCTGGATGCCGTTGGTCACATCGCGGCCGTCGACGGTGCCAGGGCCGCGCAACTGGCCAGCCAACTCAAGGCAGAGCTGCAAGCAGCGCTCGCCGACGTTCATCGACTGGTGGAGGACTTGCGCCCTCCCGCACTTGATCAGCTCGGCCTGGTCGGCGCAGTGCGTCAGCAGGCTCGGCTGCTCAGCGACCGCGACCCCGGCCTGGAGGTCGACGTTGAGGCATCCGACATCAGTGCGCTGCCCGCTGCGGTCGAGGTCGCGGCGTACCGGATCACCACGGAGGCACTGACCAACGTCTCACGCCACGCCTCCGCACGGCACTGCCGGGTAGCTTTGAGTTTTGATGCTGGCCCGCAAGGGGCGACAGCACTGCTGGTGGAGATCGAGGATGATGGCGTCGGCATCGGCGCACAGCCACCCGCTGGGGTCGGCCTGACCGCGATGCGCGAACGCGCCGGGGAGCTCGGTGGCGGCTGCGAGACGAGCGCGACGAGACTCGGAGGCACCCTCGTCTCCGCGTGGCTGCCGGTGGTACCCATATGA
- a CDS encoding response regulator transcription factor, translating into MIRILLVDDHPVFRHGLRTLLDVLPDLEVIGEASNGSEAILMAETEHPDVVVMDLHMAGVDGVTATRRITQRAPETGVLVLTMFDDDESVFAAMRAGARGYLVKGADSPDVLRAISAVAQGEAIFGPGVAERVLGYLTRPLSARDDVVFPELTERERDVLELIAAGRSNGDIAARLCLSPKTIRNNVSSVFAKLQVADRSEAIVRARRAGLGVADSENR; encoded by the coding sequence ATGATCCGCATTCTCCTCGTCGACGACCACCCGGTGTTCCGACACGGGCTGCGCACCTTGCTCGACGTGCTGCCCGACCTCGAGGTGATCGGCGAAGCGTCGAACGGGAGCGAGGCCATTCTGATGGCGGAGACGGAGCATCCGGATGTCGTCGTCATGGACCTGCACATGGCCGGCGTCGACGGCGTCACTGCGACGCGACGGATCACGCAGCGAGCGCCTGAGACCGGTGTGCTCGTGCTCACCATGTTCGACGACGATGAATCCGTATTCGCCGCCATGCGGGCCGGTGCGCGCGGTTACCTGGTGAAGGGCGCCGACAGCCCTGATGTGCTGCGGGCGATCTCGGCCGTTGCACAAGGCGAGGCGATCTTCGGCCCGGGCGTGGCCGAGCGGGTGCTCGGCTACCTGACCCGTCCGTTGTCCGCGAGAGATGACGTTGTGTTCCCCGAACTCACCGAACGGGAACGCGACGTGCTCGAACTCATCGCGGCGGGTCGAAGCAACGGGGATATCGCAGCACGGCTGTGTCTGAGTCCAAAGACAATCAGGAACAACGTCTCGAGCGTCTTCGCGAAGCTGCAGGTGGCCGACCGCTCGGAAGCCATCGTGCGGGCCAGGCGCGCGGGGCTCGGCGTGGCCGACTCGGAGAACCGCTGA
- a CDS encoding helix-turn-helix domain-containing protein, with translation MPKEFSVAAEIVGERLRDIRHRMALSQEDVAHLAEMHVTNYGKIERGRANPSLTTLIRIAVALSTDPGELIRGIGKTALPESTHLLTAAELIRERQLRELKPRAT, from the coding sequence GTGCCCAAAGAATTCTCAGTAGCCGCCGAGATCGTGGGAGAGCGACTTCGAGACATTCGGCACCGCATGGCGCTCAGCCAGGAGGACGTCGCCCACCTTGCCGAGATGCACGTCACCAATTACGGCAAGATCGAGCGCGGTCGAGCGAACCCCAGCCTGACAACGCTGATACGCATTGCGGTCGCGCTCAGCACCGACCCCGGTGAACTCATCCGCGGTATCGGCAAGACCGCGCTGCCCGAGAGCACGCACCTGCTCACCGCCGCTGAACTGATCCGGGAGCGCCAGCTGAGAGAACTCAAACCGCGCGCAACGTAG
- a CDS encoding helix-turn-helix domain-containing protein: MADPLSPATEELGKRVRTFRLELHLTQEELAAAAEIDWTTVGKIERGLRNPNMHNLIRIARALGKDPSELLVGMTLEMTPQRQHRPPPGQRYDEKRRRPPA; the protein is encoded by the coding sequence ATGGCAGATCCTCTTTCCCCGGCAACTGAGGAACTTGGGAAGCGGGTCAGAACCTTCAGGCTCGAACTCCACTTGACCCAGGAGGAGTTGGCGGCAGCCGCGGAGATCGATTGGACTACGGTCGGCAAGATCGAGCGCGGACTGCGCAATCCCAACATGCACAATCTGATTCGGATTGCGAGGGCGCTCGGAAAGGATCCGTCCGAGCTTCTTGTCGGCATGACGTTGGAGATGACCCCGCAACGTCAGCATCGCCCACCACCCGGGCAGCGCTACGACGAAAAGCGCCGCCGCCCGCCGGCATAG